The Nitrospirota bacterium genome has a segment encoding these proteins:
- a CDS encoding DUF1289 domain-containing protein — protein sequence MSREEGKDGVKSPCIKKCSLDRNKICPACCRSIDEIVSWRDADDSLKRKILEAVKLRRTQVKE from the coding sequence ATGTCAAGAGAAGAAGGCAAAGACGGGGTAAAATCACCCTGCATCAAGAAGTGTTCGCTCGACCGGAACAAGATCTGCCCGGCGTGCTGTCGCAGTATTGATGAGATCGTCTCCTGGCGCGATGCTGACGATTCGCTGAAGCGAAAGATACTTGAAGCCGTGAAACTCAGGCGAACTCAGGTCAAAGAATAG
- a CDS encoding YhcH/YjgK/YiaL family protein has protein sequence MIVADLDTIEHQMTLTPELRQAIAFLRRKDLPDLPDGKMTIDGTRVFAILQRYRTARVDAPKFEYHRKFLDVQYVLSGEEIMGWAPAAEMTASFDYDAGQDTCYGLMQPGTWSPVHLKAGQFAVLWPEDGHAPRIAAGSPCLVRKIVVKVAL, from the coding sequence ATGATCGTCGCCGACCTCGATACGATAGAGCACCAGATGACGCTGACGCCTGAACTCCGGCAGGCGATCGCTTTCCTGCGCCGGAAGGACCTCCCGGACCTTCCTGATGGAAAGATGACCATCGACGGTACGCGCGTCTTTGCCATTCTCCAGCGGTATCGGACCGCCCGCGTCGACGCGCCGAAGTTCGAATACCACCGGAAGTTCCTCGACGTGCAGTACGTCCTCTCCGGCGAAGAGATCATGGGATGGGCGCCCGCGGCCGAGATGACGGCCTCCTTCGACTACGATGCGGGCCAGGACACCTGTTATGGGCTGATGCAGCCGGGGACGTGGTCGCCCGTGCATCTCAAGGCCGGTCAGTTCGCCGTGCTCTGGCCCGAGGATGGCCACGCCCCCCGGATCGCAGCGGGAAGTCCGTGCCTGGTGAGGAAGATCGTGGTGAAGGTGGCTTTGTAG
- a CDS encoding dihydrofolate reductase family protein: MRKLIVSTFASLDGIMQAPGGPEEDPTGGFTLGGWMFGYGDESMDISASGFDGRDRELVLGRRTYQIFEAYWPYQPNDHPIAKTLNAAKKYVASRTLTMLHWNNSTLLHGDVVSAIIALKAQPGLDLQMIGSGNLIQTLQAASLIDEYNVWTFPVVLGRGKRLFSEAAKPSALRLVRSQVSTTGVVMSTYVPGGDIQPGSFPGAEPSDKELARRKKMAKGMW, translated from the coding sequence GTGAGAAAACTCATCGTATCTACGTTTGCGTCGCTTGACGGAATCATGCAGGCACCCGGCGGACCGGAAGAAGACCCCACTGGCGGTTTTACGCTTGGCGGTTGGATGTTCGGCTACGGGGACGAAAGCATGGACATCTCAGCATCAGGTTTCGACGGCAGGGATCGTGAGCTGGTGCTCGGGCGCAGGACCTATCAGATCTTCGAGGCGTACTGGCCTTATCAGCCGAATGACCACCCGATCGCGAAGACGCTCAATGCAGCGAAAAAGTATGTTGCTTCGCGCACGTTGACGATGCTCCACTGGAACAACTCGACCCTGCTCCACGGCGATGTCGTCTCGGCAATCATCGCTCTCAAGGCCCAACCGGGCCTCGACCTGCAGATGATTGGCAGCGGCAATCTGATTCAAACGCTCCAGGCCGCCTCACTGATCGACGAGTACAACGTGTGGACCTTTCCTGTGGTGCTTGGGCGGGGCAAGCGCCTCTTCAGCGAGGCTGCCAAGCCATCGGCGCTGCGGCTCGTTCGTTCTCAGGTTTCGACCACCGGCGTTGTGATGAGTACCTATGTACCAGGCGGCGATATCCAGCCCGGTTCGTTCCCGGGTGCCGAGCCGAGCGATAAGGAGTTGGCCCGACGCAAAAAAATGGCGAAGGGGATGTGGTGA